A single Alcanivorax borkumensis SK2 DNA region contains:
- a CDS encoding class I SAM-dependent methyltransferase: MQLPPLNRISFNTSSGELGRGFDEWLDSEPGQALLNDEKAMLTDWLRSQAGQRAVAVYSSGGRDLMSESPLRWQTSIAPPGFTGVKLYSRLDLLPIAKNSVDVLLLHHTMDFSADPHQVLREAARCMAPGGKIAIIGFHPLSIMGLARWLLWWKSPGWMGRYYRPNRLTDWLQVLGFEVDGMASGFYTMPLSDRGRSRVRMLDWLGRYLWPRHGNTYLLVARKRAGVVRPLASRQRRVPRNAVVPVPVARWGQQNREP; the protein is encoded by the coding sequence ATGCAGCTACCTCCACTCAACCGTATTTCGTTTAATACCTCTTCCGGTGAATTGGGCAGAGGCTTTGATGAATGGCTAGACAGTGAGCCGGGGCAGGCGTTGTTGAATGACGAAAAGGCCATGCTGACTGATTGGCTTCGCAGTCAAGCTGGGCAGCGCGCGGTGGCGGTTTATTCTAGCGGCGGTCGTGATCTTATGTCCGAATCGCCGTTGCGTTGGCAAACCAGTATTGCGCCACCCGGTTTTACCGGTGTGAAGCTATATTCACGGCTGGATTTACTGCCGATTGCAAAAAATAGTGTAGATGTGTTGTTGCTTCACCATACCATGGACTTCTCCGCTGACCCTCATCAGGTATTACGTGAGGCTGCCCGCTGTATGGCTCCCGGCGGGAAGATAGCGATCATTGGCTTTCATCCACTCAGTATTATGGGATTGGCACGCTGGCTGCTTTGGTGGAAGTCACCGGGTTGGATGGGGCGCTACTACCGGCCCAACCGCTTAACGGATTGGTTGCAGGTTCTAGGATTTGAGGTCGATGGTATGGCCAGTGGCTTCTATACTATGCCGTTGTCCGACCGTGGTCGCAGTCGAGTGCGGATGCTTGACTGGCTGGGTCGCTATTTATGGCCTCGCCACGGTAATACGTACCTCCTGGTGGCGAGGAAGCGGGCGGGTGTTGTTCGTCCGTTGGCCAGCCGACAACGCAGAGTGCCGCGCAATGCTGTGGTGCCAGTACCAGTGGCCCGCTGGGGCCAACAGAACAGGGAGCCTTGA
- the rnhA gene encoding ribonuclease HI, with translation MKNVIIYTDGACRGNPGPGGWGAILLYGDKEKELFGGEPETTNNRMELMAAIVALETLNTPCQVVLTTDSKYVMDGITQWMANWKKRGWKTASKQPVKNVDLWQRLDAAVQRHDIDWQWVKGHSGHPGNERADALANRGIDEMKHKQGQAS, from the coding sequence TTGAAAAATGTGATTATCTACACTGACGGCGCTTGCCGTGGTAATCCCGGTCCGGGTGGTTGGGGCGCTATTCTTCTCTATGGTGATAAGGAGAAAGAGTTATTCGGCGGTGAGCCGGAAACCACCAACAATCGTATGGAACTGATGGCGGCGATTGTCGCGCTTGAAACGCTCAACACGCCCTGTCAGGTGGTCTTGACCACGGATTCAAAGTACGTGATGGATGGCATTACACAGTGGATGGCGAACTGGAAAAAGCGAGGCTGGAAAACGGCATCCAAGCAGCCTGTAAAGAACGTTGACTTATGGCAGCGCCTAGATGCGGCAGTGCAACGCCACGACATCGACTGGCAGTGGGTCAAGGGACACAGTGGCCACCCAGGTAACGAGCGCGCTGACGCGCTGGCTAACCGGGGGATTGATGAAATGAAACACAAGCAGGGGCAAGCTAGCTAA
- the dnaQ gene encoding DNA polymerase III subunit epsilon yields the protein MRQVVLDTETTGLEPNDGHRVIEIGCVEMENRRLTGNSLHLYLNPEREIDAGALAVHGISSEFLADKPTFDKVVDEFLAFVDGAELVIHNAPFDVGFLNHELRRLGTRYGTIEQRCGVLDTLVMARQKHPGQKNSLDALCRRYFVENGHRELHGALLDAEILADVYLAMTGGQTRLFSGGNDSSERGGGAAAETIRRLSADRVPLCVVRASENEQQRHRNKLAAIAKKNGVPTVWQSLGQNSDTPLQ from the coding sequence ATGCGTCAGGTTGTATTGGATACGGAAACCACAGGTCTTGAGCCGAATGACGGGCACCGGGTGATCGAAATTGGTTGTGTGGAGATGGAAAATCGCCGCCTTACTGGAAATAGCCTGCACCTGTACCTGAACCCTGAGCGGGAAATCGATGCGGGGGCATTGGCGGTTCACGGTATCAGTAGCGAGTTCTTGGCGGACAAGCCTACGTTTGACAAAGTGGTTGATGAATTTTTGGCGTTTGTAGATGGCGCTGAATTGGTTATTCACAACGCCCCTTTCGATGTGGGTTTTCTCAACCATGAGTTGCGCCGGCTTGGCACACGCTATGGGACCATTGAGCAGCGTTGCGGGGTGCTGGATACACTGGTCATGGCGCGGCAGAAACACCCAGGGCAGAAGAATAGCCTTGATGCTCTATGTCGCCGTTATTTCGTGGAAAACGGGCACCGTGAATTGCACGGAGCCCTATTGGATGCGGAGATTCTAGCAGACGTTTATCTTGCCATGACCGGGGGGCAAACTCGCCTTTTTTCGGGCGGCAACGATAGCAGTGAGCGGGGCGGTGGCGCCGCAGCAGAGACCATCAGGCGCTTGAGTGCCGATCGCGTCCCGCTTTGTGTGGTGCGTGCCAGTGAGAATGAACAACAACGTCACCGCAACAAGCTGGCCGCTATTGCGAAAAAGAATGGGGTGCCCACGGTTTGGCAGAGCCTTGGGCAAAATAGCGATACGCCCCTGCAATAG
- the nhaB gene encoding sodium/proton antiporter NhaB, with amino-acid sequence MSATLGRAFVQNFLGQAPAWYKYTIVAFLLINPLVALTLGPVTAGWLLLAEFIFTLAMALKCYPLQPGGLLAIEAVMIGLTSAETVLHKVVGNIEVMLLLIFMVAGIYFLKDLLLFMFTRILLGVKSKVTLSLLFCAAAALLSAFLDALTVTAVVIAVCTGFYGIYHKVASGKTFQQKHDHGDDTTVEELHREDLRRFRSFLRSLLMHAAVGTALGGVCTLVGEPQNLLIANKAGWEFGEFFLRMAPITLPVLVMGFFTCAFLEFSGSFGYGEDIPEKVRGIMRQYALEQDRKRTPQNRAALVIQAITAVWLVIGLATHAASVGLVGLTVIILATSFTGIIEEHRLGAAFEEALPFTALLTVFFAVVAVIADQQLFAPVIEYVLSLEKQVQGPAFYMANGILSAVSDNVFVATVYVDEVGQALLKNEIDRDTFDLLAVAINTGTNIPSVATPNGQAAFLFLLTSALAPLVRLSYGRMVIMALPYTIVMSITGLVMTATVLEPATDYLYENGWIQHHQVEDLQETPLIPGH; translated from the coding sequence ATGTCAGCCACGCTAGGCCGCGCCTTTGTTCAGAACTTCCTGGGGCAGGCTCCTGCCTGGTACAAGTACACCATCGTCGCCTTTCTGCTTATCAACCCGTTGGTCGCCCTGACACTGGGCCCGGTAACCGCAGGCTGGCTACTGCTCGCCGAATTCATCTTCACACTGGCCATGGCACTCAAGTGCTATCCGTTACAGCCTGGCGGGCTACTGGCTATTGAAGCGGTAATGATCGGCTTGACCTCCGCAGAAACAGTGCTACATAAGGTAGTCGGCAACATTGAAGTAATGTTGCTGCTGATCTTTATGGTCGCCGGTATCTACTTCCTTAAAGATTTACTGCTGTTCATGTTCACCCGCATTCTGCTCGGCGTTAAATCCAAGGTCACGCTGAGCCTGCTGTTCTGTGCCGCTGCGGCCTTGCTGTCTGCTTTTCTGGATGCATTAACGGTTACCGCCGTGGTGATTGCCGTATGCACCGGTTTTTACGGCATTTACCACAAGGTGGCTTCCGGTAAAACGTTCCAGCAAAAACATGACCATGGTGACGACACCACGGTGGAAGAATTGCACCGTGAAGACCTGCGCCGCTTTCGGTCATTCCTGCGCAGCCTGCTAATGCACGCCGCCGTCGGTACCGCTCTGGGCGGCGTCTGCACGCTAGTGGGTGAACCCCAAAACCTGCTAATCGCCAATAAGGCCGGCTGGGAATTCGGTGAATTCTTCCTGCGCATGGCGCCCATTACCCTACCAGTACTGGTGATGGGCTTCTTCACCTGTGCTTTCCTGGAATTCAGCGGCAGCTTCGGCTACGGCGAGGATATCCCTGAAAAAGTCCGCGGCATTATGCGCCAGTACGCCCTGGAGCAGGACCGCAAACGCACCCCACAAAATCGCGCCGCCTTGGTTATTCAGGCGATCACCGCTGTTTGGCTAGTCATCGGCTTGGCCACCCATGCTGCCTCCGTTGGTTTAGTAGGGCTCACTGTAATCATCCTCGCCACTTCATTCACTGGGATCATCGAAGAGCATCGTTTGGGCGCCGCGTTTGAGGAAGCCCTGCCTTTCACCGCCCTGCTCACGGTATTCTTCGCGGTGGTAGCAGTGATTGCTGACCAGCAGCTTTTCGCGCCGGTGATTGAATACGTGCTCTCTTTGGAGAAGCAGGTGCAGGGACCCGCGTTCTACATGGCTAACGGCATACTCTCGGCAGTGTCCGATAACGTCTTTGTGGCAACCGTCTATGTGGATGAAGTGGGTCAAGCGTTGCTGAAGAATGAAATTGACCGCGATACTTTCGACCTGCTGGCTGTAGCCATTAACACCGGCACCAACATCCCCTCTGTGGCCACGCCAAACGGTCAGGCGGCATTCCTGTTCCTGCTAACTTCAGCGCTGGCGCCGTTGGTGCGGTTATCCTATGGACGCATGGTGATCATGGCCCTGCCTTATACCATCGTGATGTCAATTACCGGCCTGGTCATGACCGCCACGGTGCTTGAACCTGCCACTGACTACCTGTACGAAAATGGCTGGATTCAGCATCATCAGGTGGAAGATCTTCAAGAAACGCCGCTAATCCCAGGGCACTGA
- the nudC gene encoding NAD(+) diphosphatase: MIDLSSPESQDAESARCYIIHEQDVLICAHVDRPFPELPAKWLRQHPDYHFLGFLDGQPCYVCEFACHEFDDGRLQRVPLRRLIGATLNDAEFSMASRALQFLSWRKNHRFCSRCGSPTEPHPRDLAMTCAGCGYFQYPRITPCIITLVTDGEHALLGRSARFPEGFYSCLAGFMEAGETAEQALAREVMEESGISVKNLEYLNSQSWPFPHSLMLGFMAEYAGGEIRIDDDEIVDAAWFHYQDLPMVPPVGTIARLLIDQWIARF; the protein is encoded by the coding sequence ATGATTGACCTTTCTTCACCGGAATCCCAAGACGCAGAAAGCGCTCGCTGTTATATCATTCATGAGCAGGATGTGTTGATCTGCGCACATGTGGATAGGCCGTTCCCAGAACTGCCTGCCAAGTGGCTTCGGCAGCATCCTGATTATCACTTCTTGGGTTTTCTGGATGGCCAGCCTTGTTATGTCTGTGAATTTGCCTGCCATGAATTTGATGATGGCCGGTTACAGCGTGTTCCGTTGCGCAGACTTATCGGTGCCACCTTAAATGACGCCGAATTTTCCATGGCGAGCAGGGCCTTACAGTTTCTAAGCTGGCGCAAAAATCATCGTTTTTGTAGCCGATGCGGCTCACCGACTGAGCCACATCCTCGCGACTTAGCGATGACCTGTGCCGGTTGCGGCTATTTTCAGTATCCCCGTATTACTCCCTGTATCATTACGTTGGTGACGGATGGTGAGCATGCTTTGCTGGGGCGTTCTGCCCGTTTTCCGGAAGGCTTTTACTCCTGTCTGGCCGGCTTTATGGAGGCAGGTGAAACCGCTGAGCAAGCTTTGGCACGGGAGGTGATGGAAGAAAGCGGCATTTCGGTGAAAAACTTGGAATATTTGAACAGCCAGTCGTGGCCTTTTCCCCACTCCTTGATGCTTGGGTTCATGGCTGAATATGCAGGTGGAGAGATCCGCATTGATGACGATGAAATCGTCGATGCAGCTTGGTTTCATTATCAGGATCTGCCCATGGTTCCACCGGTGGGAACTATTGCCCGTTTGTTGATTGACCAATGGATCGCACGTTTTTAG
- the sohB gene encoding protease SohB has protein sequence MIAFLMEYGMFLAKVATLVVAILFIFGGIAAAASRSRGKGDQDGELKVRHLNEEFDDLKESLEAEIIPEAQRKKAHKAKRKQEKLEAKQKKKAGTEDKILPRLFVLDFNGDVQASDVDHMRREITAILQVATQDDEVLVRLESPGGLVHSYGLASSQLRRIRNQGIKLTVAVDQVAASGGYMMACIADRIVAAPFAIIGSIGVVAQIPNFHRLLKKNDIDVELMTAGEYKRTMTMLGENTEKGRAKFQEELEETHQLFKGFVRDNRRGLDLDKVATGEHWFGSQAKELGLVDEIMTSDELLQVRKDSQTLYLVQWEAKRKLGEKLGFSLEAMAHRVLEKFWHRGSQRQIH, from the coding sequence GTGATCGCGTTTTTAATGGAATACGGCATGTTTCTAGCCAAGGTTGCCACCCTCGTAGTGGCAATTTTGTTTATTTTTGGTGGCATTGCGGCGGCGGCCTCACGGAGTCGTGGTAAGGGTGACCAGGATGGTGAACTGAAAGTCCGCCACCTCAATGAAGAGTTCGATGATCTCAAGGAGTCTCTCGAGGCGGAAATTATCCCGGAAGCCCAGCGCAAAAAAGCCCACAAGGCTAAGCGAAAACAGGAGAAGCTTGAAGCCAAACAAAAAAAGAAAGCCGGCACCGAAGACAAAATTCTGCCGCGTTTGTTTGTGCTTGATTTCAATGGTGATGTACAGGCCAGCGATGTGGATCATATGCGCCGGGAGATTACCGCCATTTTGCAGGTTGCCACCCAAGATGACGAAGTACTGGTTCGCCTGGAAAGTCCGGGTGGTCTGGTACACAGCTATGGGCTGGCATCCTCGCAGTTGCGCCGTATCCGTAACCAGGGCATCAAACTGACCGTCGCCGTGGACCAAGTGGCTGCTAGCGGAGGTTATATGATGGCCTGTATCGCTGACCGTATTGTGGCGGCACCCTTCGCCATTATCGGCTCGATCGGTGTGGTCGCGCAGATTCCCAACTTTCACCGTTTGCTGAAGAAAAACGATATTGATGTGGAACTGATGACTGCCGGTGAGTACAAACGCACCATGACCATGTTGGGCGAGAATACCGAAAAGGGTCGGGCTAAATTTCAGGAAGAACTGGAAGAGACTCATCAATTGTTCAAGGGATTCGTCCGGGATAATCGCCGTGGGCTCGATTTGGATAAGGTTGCGACTGGCGAACATTGGTTTGGCAGCCAAGCAAAGGAGCTGGGACTTGTCGATGAAATCATGACCAGCGACGAACTGTTACAAGTGCGCAAAGACAGCCAAACACTCTACCTAGTACAGTGGGAAGCCAAACGTAAGCTGGGTGAGAAGCTGGGTTTCTCTCTAGAAGCAATGGCACATCGGGTGTTGGAAAAGTTTTGGCATCGTGGCAGCCAACGTCAGATTCATTAG
- a CDS encoding YhdH/YhfP family quinone oxidoreductase: protein MTFKALQTRETEAGYSNVLVDRELSELGEGGVLVRVQWSSLNYKDALSATGNKGVTRQFPHTPGIDAVGVVEEASDGPFSAGDAVICTGYDLGMNTDGGYAEYIRVPAEWLVPLPEGLAPRDAMLLGTAGLTAALSVESLLDTGVNPDQGPVLVTGATGGVGSISVAILAKLGFEVVAVSGKADAHEWLTELGASRIIDRNDFLESAAKPMAKEQWSGAVDCVGGEMLAAALKGLKYGGSATCCGLAGSPKLEMTVFPFILRGVNLLGVDSVELPCEIKQQMWQLLADEWMPKDLSLLEAAQTELSGVTDWVDRILAGGVRGRVVVKLPE from the coding sequence ATGACATTTAAGGCATTACAGACCCGCGAAACCGAGGCCGGTTACAGTAACGTGCTGGTTGACCGCGAGCTAAGTGAGCTGGGCGAAGGCGGTGTATTGGTACGGGTGCAATGGTCGTCTCTGAATTACAAGGATGCACTGTCAGCCACCGGCAACAAAGGCGTTACCCGCCAATTCCCTCATACCCCAGGCATTGATGCGGTTGGCGTGGTTGAAGAGGCGAGTGATGGGCCTTTTAGTGCGGGCGATGCGGTGATTTGCACAGGCTATGATCTGGGGATGAACACGGATGGCGGTTATGCAGAATATATCCGCGTACCGGCTGAGTGGCTAGTGCCGCTACCAGAAGGCCTTGCGCCTCGCGATGCAATGTTGCTTGGTACGGCAGGGCTAACCGCAGCCTTGAGTGTTGAATCGTTGCTGGATACGGGCGTTAACCCGGATCAGGGGCCCGTGCTGGTGACTGGCGCGACTGGTGGCGTGGGCAGCATTAGTGTTGCGATACTGGCTAAGTTAGGTTTTGAGGTGGTGGCCGTTAGTGGCAAAGCAGACGCCCACGAATGGCTCACTGAGCTTGGTGCATCACGCATCATTGATCGCAATGATTTTCTGGAAAGTGCCGCCAAGCCCATGGCCAAAGAGCAGTGGTCGGGCGCTGTGGATTGCGTGGGGGGTGAAATGCTGGCCGCTGCTCTGAAGGGTCTAAAGTACGGAGGTAGTGCCACTTGCTGTGGGTTAGCCGGTTCTCCCAAGCTTGAGATGACGGTTTTTCCATTCATTTTGCGCGGAGTAAATCTGTTAGGGGTAGATAGCGTTGAATTACCCTGTGAAATTAAGCAGCAAATGTGGCAGTTACTGGCGGATGAATGGATGCCGAAAGACCTTTCACTGCTGGAAGCGGCGCAAACGGAGCTTTCTGGGGTGACCGATTGGGTGGATCGCATTCTGGCTGGAGGAGTTCGCGGGCGGGTCGTGGTTAAGCTGCCTGAGTAA